The Fusobacterium periodonticum 1_1_41FAA genome includes a window with the following:
- a CDS encoding diaminopimelate epimerase: MKLDFIKINPAGNITILIDNFNIYDKDIAKISEELMREDNLHAEQVGFIKDNHLQMMGGEFCGNASRSFASLLAFRDKDFSKQKIYKITCSGEDEILAVDVREGQTENSFLAKIKMPKFKSLEELKIDNYKLGLVKFSGIDHFIFDVAENKEDNFEKVIDSVKNYLSDKDFSAFGIMFFDRQNLSMKPYVYVKDIESGIFENSCASGTTALGYYLKKYKNLDRAKIIQPNGWLEYIIENDEIYIDGSVEIVAEGKVYIQKKG; this comes from the coding sequence ATGAAACTAGATTTTATCAAAATTAATCCTGCTGGAAACATTACTATACTTATAGATAATTTTAATATCTATGATAAGGATATAGCTAAGATATCTGAGGAACTTATGAGAGAAGATAACCTCCATGCAGAGCAAGTTGGTTTTATTAAAGACAATCATCTTCAAATGATGGGTGGAGAATTTTGTGGTAATGCAAGTAGGTCCTTTGCTTCTCTTTTGGCCTTTAGGGATAAGGATTTTTCAAAGCAAAAAATCTATAAGATAACTTGTTCTGGTGAAGATGAAATTCTAGCTGTAGATGTTAGAGAAGGTCAGACTGAAAACTCTTTTTTAGCTAAAATTAAAATGCCTAAATTTAAAAGTTTAGAAGAACTTAAAATAGATAACTATAAATTAGGTCTTGTTAAATTTTCTGGTATAGACCACTTTATTTTTGATGTAGCTGAAAATAAGGAAGATAATTTTGAAAAAGTCATAGATTCAGTTAAAAATTATCTATCAGACAAAGATTTTTCTGCCTTTGGTATAATGTTTTTTGATAGACAAAATCTTTCTATGAAACCCTATGTCTATGTTAAAGATATTGAAAGTGGAATATTTGAAAATAGCTGTGCTTCAGGAACGACAGCATTGGGATATTATTTAAAAAAGTATAAAAACTTAGATAGAGCTAAGATTATTCAACCTAATGGTTGGCTAGAATATATTATTGAAAATGATGAGATATACATAGATGGTTCTGTTGAAATTGTGGCAGAAGGTAAAGTATATATACAAAAAAAGGGGTAA
- a CDS encoding anthranilate synthase component II → MFLMIDNYDSFVYNLVSYFLEENIEMEIIRNDLVDLKYIEDLIKQDKLEGIIISPGPKSPKDCGLCNEIVKNFYQQVPIFGVCLGHQIIGYTFGAEVKKGKSPVHGKVHKIKTSSSNIFKNLPRELNVTRYHSLVVEKEHLLEEFNVDAETEDGVLMALSHKKYPLYSVQFHPEAVLTEYGHEMLRNFLDLAREWRVKNANRA, encoded by the coding sequence ATGTTTCTTATGATTGATAATTATGATTCCTTTGTATATAATCTTGTGAGTTATTTCTTAGAAGAAAATATAGAGATGGAAATTATTCGTAATGATTTAGTAGATTTAAAGTATATTGAAGATTTAATTAAACAAGATAAATTGGAAGGAATAATAATTTCTCCAGGTCCTAAAAGTCCAAAAGATTGTGGACTTTGTAATGAAATAGTTAAGAATTTCTATCAACAAGTCCCTATATTTGGTGTTTGTCTAGGACATCAAATAATAGGTTATACCTTTGGTGCAGAAGTGAAAAAAGGTAAAAGCCCTGTTCATGGTAAGGTGCATAAAATTAAGACTAGTTCTTCAAATATTTTTAAGAATCTTCCTAGAGAATTAAATGTAACAAGATATCATTCTTTAGTGGTTGAAAAAGAACATCTACTTGAAGAATTTAATGTTGATGCTGAAACTGAAGATGGAGTTCTTATGGCTCTTTCCCATAAAAAATATCCTCTATACTCTGTACAATTTCACCCAGAAGCAGTTTTGACTGAATATGGTCATGAAATGCTTAGAAATTTTTTAGATTTAGCTAGAGAATGGAGGGTTAAAAATGCAAATAGAGCTTAA